A region of the Brienomyrus brachyistius isolate T26 chromosome 10, BBRACH_0.4, whole genome shotgun sequence genome:
TTTTGGATGCCAAATAACTGTTCATTGACCAGAAAATATCTTTACAGTGTCTTGTCTGatgcaaaaaaaatgcagataGAGATAATGAGATGAGGCAATATTGAAATAATGAAACAAACCGATTTGGAATTTCTGTTATCTGTCTAATGGGAACAGAATTACATGatcatgtttatttcagagTCCTCCAGGACACTAAGGTAGATCAGGGCTGAGGCGGACACACCAAGTGGGAGACCTTACAGATCCGATATTCTATATCAAAGACAAGACCTAACAGCTGTCTTTTGGCAAATGAAGAATACATGGTATGTACTGTACTAAACCCTGTGAAAGCCTCAACATTTCGGTAACCTGAAGGAGGCGTGTGACATGACGGTCACATGGCCCAGTTACACCTCTGCCATTGGCCCGAGTGCAGTTGGTCGGGTGACCCATGTGTGGCGTGTGACCATCAACTTTCTCTCATAAGCAGTGTGAGCAGAACCGGAGATTTCTTATTGAGTTCTCCTCCTGAATGCAGCTTTGTGTTCATGGTGTGCCGGGGGATCGATGAAGCCTGCAGAGCTGGCAGTTACTGACATTAATAACACCTGCTGCTTAGCCTGGTAATCTGACCAAGAAATACAGTGGCGTCCCTTTGAGAAGAAAAATGGAGCAGTTTTCATCAAAACGTTCTGGCGTTATGGGATTAATTAAGTTGATGGACTGAATACATAACCAcggaatacagagtactacaGATTGTAAGTAACTTCTTTTTGCTTTAAATGTTTTGCAGTTTTGGGTAGCAAGTGGCATTCTTTCATACAATGTCATTGGGAAGTCATAACTGGTACTTTTTTTACATTAACCGTACCAAATTTCAGATTTTGTTGCTGTCATGTATCCTTTtataactttattttttttccatgaaatCGGTGTGCAAGCGGTATGTATAAGTCTGCAGGTATAAGTCTGCAGGTATATGTCTGCAGGTATATGTCTACAGGTATATGTCTGCAGGTATATGTCTGCAGGTATAAGTCTGCAGGTATAAGTACAAATAAAGCCCCAGATATTAATATGATGATAGAACTGAGGCTGTTGTTGAAGCATAGATAATTTTTTTGTCATCGTAACTGTTCTTCACTCTTTTTCAGACCCGGAACCAAAATGAATTGGGCATCCTTTTATGCCATTATAAGTGGCGTAAACAGACATTCGACTGGCATTGGTCGCATCTGGCTGTCCGTCCTCTCCATCTTCCGCATCCTGGTCCTTGTCGTGGCGGCAGAAAGTGTGTGGGGAGATGAAAAGTCAGGCTTCACCTGCAACACCCAACAGCCCGGCTGCAACAGCGTCTGCTACGACCAGTTTTTCCCCATCTCCCACATCCGACTTTGGGCCCTGCAGCTCATCCTGGTCTCCACCCCCGCCCTGCTGGTGGCCATGCATGTGGCACACCGTCGCCATGTCGACAAGAAGGTCCTCAAGATGTCGGGGCGTGGCAGCCCCAAGGACCTGGAACAGATCAAGAACCAGAAGTTCAAGCTCATCGGAGCCCTGTGGTGGACCTATGTGGTCAGCATCATTTTCCGCATAATCTTCGAGGTGGCCTTCATGTACATCTTCTACGTGATCTACCCAGGCTACAAGATGATACGACTGGTCAAATGCGACTCCTACCCCTGCCCCAACACGGTGGACTGCTTTGTATCCCGGCCTACAGAGAAGACCATTTTCACCATCTTCATGCTGACTGTGTCTGGGGTCTGCATCCTGCTCAACATCGCGGAGGTACTCTACTTGGTGGGCAGGGCTTGTGCAAGACACGTCCATGATTCTGATGGGACCTCGAAGGCACCTTGGATTACTCAAAAACTTTCCTCTCTCAAGCAAAATGAGATCAATCAGCTCATTGCAGACCATTCTTTCAGGTCCAAATTCAAGGATACCCGAAAGAACCCAGTGGAAAAAGGGGAGAGGTGTTCAGCTTTTTAGAAAGGCTGCTGTCTTAACAATGTTTAACAAGCTCTCTACATCAGTCATGGCTCAATATGCCAATAatctcattcattcatccattgcATTGAAGGAATGCGGTAACCATATGAATATACAGTTTGAATATATTAAAATACTGAAAGATACATTTTCTGATTATAGCGATAAAAGATAAAAGACCatgaaaatgaattaaatgtgCAACTGAAATTACAGTTGAATGGGGAAAGAAGAGTTTCCTGGTACAAATGGAACTGAAGCTGCTATTTCCTGAGTCGAGATTCTGTACAGGACCAGTCAGACCTTAACTCACTGGAGCAAGACTTACGTTTTCTTATAGAGGATTTCAAGAAGCAACCTTCTTATGGATGGGCGAAAATCGACAGTGTGGACCGTTGTTCCAACGGACTGTTTTAACT
Encoded here:
- the LOC125750960 gene encoding gap junction beta-1 protein-like, which produces MNWASFYAIISGVNRHSTGIGRIWLSVLSIFRILVLVVAAESVWGDEKSGFTCNTQQPGCNSVCYDQFFPISHIRLWALQLILVSTPALLVAMHVAHRRHVDKKVLKMSGRGSPKDLEQIKNQKFKLIGALWWTYVVSIIFRIIFEVAFMYIFYVIYPGYKMIRLVKCDSYPCPNTVDCFVSRPTEKTIFTIFMLTVSGVCILLNIAEVLYLVGRACARHVHDSDGTSKAPWITQKLSSLKQNEINQLIADHSFRSKFKDTRKNPVEKGERCSAF